From one Streptomyces chromofuscus genomic stretch:
- a CDS encoding TetR family transcriptional regulator: MDTVGTAGTGPRPGLRERKKQRTRDALLHAAVELFTTRGYDETTVDEIAAAVDVSQRTFFRYFSGKEEAALALEAITVAHFVEAVRARPAHEPPMEALRRAVLDGWNRISEVIEAVVPVEQYLRMYRVIESTPVLLAAHLRRSVETEEELARLIAEREGLDVDADPRPRVAVAVFGGVVRVTERLWSAGPDVSLEAMRTLTAAYLDQVGPVLAGDWRGR, from the coding sequence ATGGACACGGTCGGCACCGCAGGGACAGGGCCGCGGCCGGGTCTGCGCGAACGCAAGAAGCAGCGCACCCGGGACGCGCTGCTGCACGCCGCGGTCGAGCTGTTCACCACCCGCGGCTACGACGAGACCACCGTCGACGAGATCGCCGCGGCCGTCGACGTCTCGCAGCGCACCTTCTTCCGCTACTTCTCCGGCAAGGAGGAGGCCGCCCTCGCCCTGGAGGCGATCACGGTGGCGCACTTCGTGGAGGCGGTGCGCGCCCGCCCCGCGCACGAGCCGCCGATGGAGGCGCTGCGCCGGGCGGTGCTGGACGGCTGGAACCGGATCAGCGAGGTCATCGAGGCGGTCGTCCCGGTCGAGCAGTACCTGCGGATGTACCGGGTGATCGAGTCGACGCCCGTCCTGCTCGCCGCGCACCTGCGGCGGTCGGTGGAGACGGAGGAGGAGCTGGCGCGGCTGATCGCCGAGCGGGAGGGCCTGGACGTGGACGCCGATCCACGGCCGCGGGTGGCGGTGGCCGTCTTCGGCGGGGTCGTCCGGGTCACCGAACGGCTGTGGAGCGCGGGGCCGGACGTCAGTCTGGAGGCGATGCGCACGTTGACGGCCGCGTACCTCGATCAGGTGGGTCCGGTCCTGGCGGGCGACTGGCGCGGGCGCTGA
- a CDS encoding small hydrophobic protein has product MAGFGQGTRRYPRSRGRTWSRTGPDRAQLGIIGAICATAGFFVLGIVLGPVAIACGWLAMGRTWAGSRSVSALIALVLGAIDTLLALIWLAGASSPGYGLF; this is encoded by the coding sequence ATGGCGGGCTTCGGACAAGGAACGCGCAGGTACCCCCGCTCACGTGGCCGGACGTGGTCACGGACCGGGCCGGATCGCGCGCAGCTCGGGATCATCGGCGCCATCTGTGCGACAGCCGGTTTCTTCGTCCTGGGCATCGTCCTGGGACCGGTGGCCATCGCCTGTGGCTGGCTCGCCATGGGCCGAACCTGGGCGGGCTCCCGCTCGGTATCGGCCCTCATTGCCCTGGTCCTGGGCGCGATAGACACGCTGCTGGCGCTCATCTGGCTGGCGGGGGCGTCGTCTCCCGGGTACGGGTTGTTCTGA
- the aceE gene encoding pyruvate dehydrogenase (acetyl-transferring), homodimeric type, which yields MASGSDRNPIIIGGLPSQVPDFDPEETQEWLDSLDAAIDERGRERARYLMLRLIERAREKRVAVPEMRSTDYVNTIPTKNEPFFPGNEEIERRILNATRWNAAVMVSRAQRPGIGVGGHIATFASSASLYDVGFNHFFRGKDEGDGGDQVFFQGHASPGIYARAYLLDRLSEQHLDGFRQEKSKAPYGLSSYPHPRLMPEFWEFPTVSMGLGPIGAIYQARMNRYMHARGIADTSKSHVWAFLGDGEMDEPESLGQLTIAAREGLDNLTFVVNCNLQRLDGPVRGNGKVIQELESVFRGAGWNVIKLIWDRTWDPLLAQDRDGVLVNKMNTTPDGQFQTYATETGAYIREHFFGDDHRLRAMVEGMSDHQILMLGRGGHDHRKIFAAYKAAVEHEGQPTVILAKTIKGWTLGPNFEGRNATHQMKKLTVDDLKRFRDRLHLPISDRDLESGPPPYYHPGRDSEELQYMHDRRKGLGGYVPTRVVRSEPLALPDDKAYATVKKGTGQQSIATTMAFVRLLKDLMRDKEIGKRFVLIAPDEYRTFGMDSFFPSAKIYNPLGQQYEAVDRELLLAYKESPTGQMLHDGISEAGCTASLIAAGSAYATHGEPLIPVYVFYSMFGFQRTGDQFWQMSDQLARGFVLGATAGRTTLTGEGLQHADGHSQLLASTNPGCVAYDPAFSYEIAHIVRDGLRRMYGGSQEHPHGEDVFYYLTVYNEPIRHPAEPENVDVEGILKGVYRFSEGTSGSVPAQIMASGVAVPWAVEAQRILAEEWNVRADVWSATSWNELRRDAVACEEHNLLYPEEEQRVPYVTRKLSGAEGPFVAVSDWMRSVPDQIARWVPGTYQSLGADGFGFADTRGAARRFFHIDAQSIVVAVLAELAKEGKVDRSVLKQAIDRYQLLEVSAADPGVAGGDA from the coding sequence GTGGCTTCCGGATCCGATCGCAATCCGATCATCATTGGCGGCCTTCCGAGTCAGGTTCCTGACTTCGATCCCGAGGAGACCCAGGAGTGGCTCGACTCCCTCGACGCCGCCATCGACGAGCGCGGCCGTGAGCGGGCCCGCTACCTGATGCTGCGCCTGATCGAGCGCGCCCGCGAGAAGCGCGTGGCCGTGCCCGAGATGCGCAGCACGGACTACGTCAACACCATCCCCACCAAGAACGAGCCGTTCTTCCCGGGCAACGAGGAGATCGAGCGCAGGATCCTCAACGCGACCCGCTGGAACGCGGCCGTGATGGTCTCCCGGGCCCAGCGCCCCGGCATCGGAGTCGGCGGCCACATCGCCACGTTCGCCTCCTCGGCCTCGCTCTACGACGTCGGCTTCAACCACTTCTTCCGCGGCAAGGACGAGGGCGACGGGGGCGACCAGGTCTTCTTCCAGGGGCACGCCTCACCGGGCATCTACGCGCGCGCGTACCTGCTCGACCGCCTGTCCGAGCAGCACCTGGACGGCTTCCGGCAGGAGAAGTCCAAGGCGCCGTACGGCCTGTCCTCCTACCCCCACCCGCGGCTGATGCCGGAGTTCTGGGAGTTCCCGACCGTGTCGATGGGCCTCGGCCCGATCGGCGCGATCTACCAGGCGCGGATGAACCGCTACATGCACGCGCGCGGGATCGCGGACACCTCCAAGTCCCACGTGTGGGCATTCCTCGGCGACGGCGAGATGGACGAGCCCGAGTCCCTCGGCCAGCTGACCATCGCCGCCCGTGAGGGCCTGGACAACCTCACCTTCGTCGTCAACTGCAACCTCCAGCGGCTCGACGGCCCGGTGCGCGGCAACGGCAAGGTGATCCAGGAGCTGGAGTCGGTCTTCCGGGGCGCCGGCTGGAACGTCATCAAGCTGATCTGGGACCGCACCTGGGACCCGCTGCTCGCCCAGGACCGCGACGGCGTGCTGGTCAACAAGATGAACACCACGCCGGACGGCCAGTTCCAGACGTACGCGACCGAGACCGGCGCCTACATCCGGGAGCACTTCTTCGGTGACGACCACCGGCTGCGCGCGATGGTCGAGGGCATGAGCGACCACCAGATCCTGATGCTGGGGCGCGGCGGTCACGACCACCGCAAGATCTTCGCGGCGTACAAGGCGGCCGTCGAGCACGAGGGCCAGCCGACGGTGATCCTGGCCAAGACGATCAAGGGCTGGACGCTCGGCCCCAACTTCGAGGGCCGCAACGCCACGCACCAGATGAAGAAGCTGACGGTCGACGACCTCAAGCGCTTCCGGGACCGGCTGCACCTGCCGATCTCCGACCGGGACCTGGAGTCCGGCCCGCCGCCGTACTACCACCCGGGCCGGGACTCGGAGGAGCTCCAGTACATGCACGACCGCCGCAAAGGGCTCGGCGGGTACGTCCCGACTCGGGTCGTGCGGTCCGAGCCGCTCGCGCTGCCCGACGACAAGGCGTACGCGACCGTGAAGAAGGGCACGGGTCAGCAGTCCATCGCAACGACCATGGCCTTCGTCCGGCTGCTCAAGGACCTCATGCGGGACAAGGAAATCGGCAAGCGGTTCGTGCTGATCGCGCCGGACGAGTACCGCACGTTCGGCATGGACTCCTTCTTCCCGAGTGCGAAGATCTACAACCCGCTCGGGCAGCAGTACGAGGCCGTCGACCGGGAGCTGCTGCTCGCGTACAAGGAGTCGCCGACCGGGCAGATGCTGCACGACGGCATCTCCGAGGCCGGCTGCACGGCGTCGCTGATCGCGGCGGGCTCGGCGTACGCCACGCACGGCGAGCCGCTGATCCCGGTGTACGTCTTCTACTCGATGTTCGGTTTCCAGCGCACCGGCGACCAGTTCTGGCAGATGTCCGACCAGCTGGCCCGTGGCTTCGTGCTGGGCGCGACCGCGGGGCGCACGACGCTGACCGGTGAGGGCCTGCAGCACGCGGACGGTCACTCGCAGCTGCTCGCCTCGACGAACCCGGGCTGCGTGGCCTACGACCCGGCGTTCAGCTACGAGATCGCGCACATCGTGCGCGACGGGCTGCGCCGGATGTACGGCGGGTCGCAGGAGCACCCGCACGGCGAGGACGTCTTCTACTACCTCACCGTCTACAACGAGCCGATCCGGCACCCTGCGGAGCCGGAGAACGTGGACGTGGAGGGCATCCTCAAGGGCGTCTACCGGTTCAGCGAGGGCACCTCCGGGTCGGTCCCGGCCCAGATCATGGCGTCGGGCGTGGCGGTGCCGTGGGCGGTGGAGGCGCAGCGGATCCTCGCCGAGGAGTGGAACGTACGGGCCGACGTGTGGTCGGCGACCTCGTGGAACGAGCTGCGGCGGGATGCGGTGGCGTGCGAGGAGCACAACCTGCTGTACCCGGAGGAGGAGCAGCGGGTGCCGTACGTCACCCGGAAGCTCAGTGGCGCCGAGGGGCCTTTCGTGGCCGTTTCCGACTGGATGCGGTCGGTTCCGGATCAGATCGCCCGGTGGGTGCCGGGAACGTACCAGTCGCTGGGGGCCGACGGGTTCGGCTTCGCGGACACCCGTGGGGCGGCTCGTCGCTTCTTCCACATCGACGCGCAGTCGATCGTCGTGGCGGTGCTGGCCGAGTTGGCCAAGGAGGGCAAGGTGGACCGCTCGGTGCTGAAGCAGGCCATCGACCGGTACCAGCTCCTCGAGGTCTCGGCGGCGGATCCGGGGGTCGCGGGCGGCGACGCATAG
- a CDS encoding potassium channel family protein: MKEQSAQVRWERRTQRPLLVLAVVFAVAYAVPIVDSSAGRTLTTVCLVVEWVVWGSFAADYLVRLWLTPRRWEFVRRNWVDLCAVLLPLLQPLRLLRLVSTLLLVGRRARMASQIQLTTYVAGAVVGLLMFGSLAVLSVERDAPGGNIRTLGDAVWWSFTTMTTVGYGDHAPTTGVGRLLAVGLMLSGIALLGVVTANIAAWFISRFEMDDAEERRRTEAIAALTEEVRALRAQVAALSGETVLVPGPAEEKR; encoded by the coding sequence ATGAAGGAGCAATCGGCGCAGGTGCGGTGGGAGCGGCGTACCCAACGGCCGCTGCTGGTACTGGCCGTGGTGTTCGCCGTCGCCTACGCGGTGCCGATAGTGGACAGTTCGGCGGGGCGGACCCTGACGACCGTGTGCCTGGTCGTGGAGTGGGTGGTGTGGGGGTCGTTCGCGGCCGATTACCTGGTGCGGTTGTGGCTGACGCCGCGCCGCTGGGAGTTCGTACGGCGCAACTGGGTGGACCTGTGTGCCGTGCTGCTGCCGTTGCTCCAGCCGCTGCGGCTGCTGCGGCTGGTGTCGACCCTGCTGCTGGTGGGGCGACGGGCCCGGATGGCTTCGCAGATCCAGCTGACGACGTATGTGGCCGGCGCGGTGGTCGGGCTGCTGATGTTCGGGTCGCTGGCCGTGCTGTCGGTGGAGCGGGACGCGCCCGGCGGGAACATCCGGACGCTGGGTGACGCGGTGTGGTGGTCGTTCACGACGATGACGACCGTCGGCTACGGGGATCACGCGCCGACGACCGGGGTGGGTCGGCTGCTGGCCGTGGGGCTGATGCTGTCGGGGATCGCGTTGCTCGGTGTGGTGACCGCGAACATCGCCGCCTGGTTCATCTCGCGCTTCGAGATGGACGACGCGGAGGAACGGCGCCGGACGGAGGCCATCGCGGCGCTGACGGAGGAGGTCCGGGCGCTGCGGGCGCAGGTCGCGGCGCTGTCGGGCGAGACGGTGCTGGTGCCGGGGCCGGCGGAGGAGAAACGCTGA
- a CDS encoding MFS transporter yields the protein MTSQTTIDTTGPGDGTPAAPSDPTPVKGLRGHPWLTLITVAVGVMMVALDGTIVAIANPAIATDLKASWAEVQWITNAYFLALAVSLITAGKLGDRFGHRQTFLVGVVGFAAASGAIGLSDSIAAVIVFRVFQGLFGALLMPAALGLLRATFPAERLNMAIGIWGMVIGASTAGGPILGGVLVEHVNWQSVFFINVPVGVLALVLGLLILTDHRAQNAPRSFDIPGILLLSAAMFCLVWALIKAPEWGWGAGRTWTFVAASVVGFALFALWEKRVKEPLIPLGLFRSVPLSAGVVLMVLMAIAFMGGLFFVTFYLQNVHGLSPIDAGLHLLPLTGMMIVGSPLAGVMITKFGPRLPLALGMSCTALAMYGMSTLDKGTGSGVMSLWFALLGFGLAPVMVGATEVIVGNAAMELSGVAGGLQQAAMQVGGSLGTAVLGAVMASKVDSDLPGNWADAGLPQLTPAQEAQAAEAVQQGVPPVQPGTPDAIAAKITDVAHDTFISGMSLASLVAAGVAAVAVLVAFLTKRGENAEAGVGAAHI from the coding sequence ATGACTAGTCAGACCACCATCGACACGACGGGGCCGGGTGACGGGACGCCGGCAGCCCCGTCGGACCCGACGCCGGTCAAGGGCCTGCGCGGCCATCCCTGGCTCACCCTCATCACCGTCGCCGTGGGCGTCATGATGGTGGCCCTCGACGGCACCATCGTGGCCATCGCCAACCCGGCCATCGCCACCGACCTGAAGGCCAGCTGGGCCGAGGTCCAGTGGATCACCAACGCCTACTTCCTCGCCCTCGCGGTGTCCCTGATCACCGCGGGCAAGCTGGGCGACCGCTTCGGCCACCGTCAGACCTTCCTGGTCGGCGTCGTCGGCTTCGCCGCCGCCTCGGGTGCCATCGGCCTGTCCGACAGCATCGCCGCGGTCATCGTCTTCCGCGTCTTCCAGGGCCTGTTCGGCGCCCTGCTGATGCCGGCCGCGCTCGGTCTGCTGCGGGCCACCTTCCCCGCCGAGCGGCTCAACATGGCCATCGGCATCTGGGGCATGGTCATCGGCGCCTCCACCGCCGGCGGCCCGATCCTCGGCGGCGTGCTGGTCGAGCACGTCAACTGGCAGTCGGTGTTCTTCATCAACGTGCCGGTCGGGGTCCTCGCCCTCGTCCTGGGCCTGCTGATCCTCACCGACCACCGCGCGCAGAACGCCCCGCGCTCCTTCGACATCCCCGGCATCCTCCTGCTGTCGGCCGCCATGTTCTGCCTGGTGTGGGCCCTGATCAAGGCGCCCGAGTGGGGCTGGGGCGCAGGCCGGACGTGGACCTTCGTCGCCGCGTCGGTCGTGGGCTTCGCGCTCTTCGCCCTCTGGGAGAAGCGGGTCAAGGAGCCGCTGATCCCGCTCGGCCTGTTCCGTTCCGTCCCGCTCTCGGCGGGTGTCGTCCTCATGGTCCTCATGGCCATCGCGTTCATGGGCGGCCTGTTCTTCGTGACGTTCTACCTCCAGAACGTGCACGGCCTGAGCCCCATCGACGCCGGTCTGCACCTGCTGCCGCTCACCGGAATGATGATCGTCGGCTCCCCGCTCGCCGGCGTGATGATCACCAAGTTCGGCCCGCGGCTGCCGCTGGCCCTGGGCATGAGCTGCACCGCGCTCGCCATGTACGGCATGTCCACGCTGGACAAGGGCACCGGCAGCGGCGTCATGTCGCTGTGGTTCGCGCTGCTCGGTTTCGGCCTCGCGCCGGTCATGGTCGGCGCCACCGAGGTCATCGTCGGCAACGCGGCCATGGAGCTGTCCGGTGTGGCGGGCGGTCTGCAGCAGGCGGCGATGCAGGTCGGCGGCAGCCTCGGCACGGCCGTGCTGGGCGCCGTGATGGCCTCCAAGGTCGACAGCGACCTGCCGGGCAACTGGGCGGACGCGGGCCTTCCGCAGCTGACCCCGGCCCAGGAGGCGCAGGCCGCCGAGGCGGTCCAGCAGGGTGTCCCCCCGGTGCAGCCGGGCACGCCGGACGCCATCGCCGCGAAGATCACGGACGTCGCCCACGACACCTTCATCTCCGGCATGAGCCTGGCGTCGCTGGTCGCGGCCGGGGTAGCGGCGGTGGCGGTGCTGGTCGCCTTCCTGACCAAGCGCGGCGAGAACGCGGAGGCCGGCGTGGGCGCGGCGCACATCTGA